The following proteins come from a genomic window of Geomonas sp. RF6:
- the rny gene encoding ribonuclease Y, with the protein MSTYIMISIILVLVAGGAGYAVGNILRKRLSDSLVANAEVTAAKVVEDAKREAEVITKEAAVQAKDEVYQAKAEFERETKEKRRDLQALEKRLQQKEENLDKKADVLDQRDADFLKREQSMGQREQGLTVKQQELVQKEENLDVLVAEQRARLEQISGMTSAEAKKVLMDAMEDEAKLDAAKRIKLMEEEAKETADKKSKEILALAMQRYAGEYVAERSVSVVALPSDEMKGRIIGREGRNIRALEAATGIDLIIDDTPEAVILSGFNPVRREVAKLSLQKLIADGRIHPGRIEEVVAKAEEEIEQAMKEAGDQAAFDLGVHGIHPEILKLIGRLKYRTSYSQNVYQHSLEVAFLCGIMAAELGINVKQAKRAGLLHDLGKAVDHEIEGSHAVIGAEIAKKYGESPKIVHAIMAHHEDEKPASVLAILVQAADALSGARPGARREMMETYVKRLDDLERIATSFDGVTNSFAIQAGREIRVMVASEQVSDERALFLAKDIAKKIENEMTYPGQIKVNVIRETRATEYAR; encoded by the coding sequence ATGAGCACTTACATCATGATATCGATTATCCTCGTGCTGGTGGCTGGAGGTGCCGGCTACGCCGTCGGCAACATCCTGCGCAAGAGGCTTTCTGATTCTCTCGTTGCCAATGCCGAGGTTACGGCCGCAAAGGTCGTCGAGGACGCCAAGCGCGAGGCAGAGGTCATCACCAAGGAAGCCGCGGTCCAGGCCAAGGACGAGGTTTACCAGGCAAAGGCGGAGTTTGAGCGGGAGACCAAAGAGAAACGGCGGGACCTGCAGGCCCTCGAGAAGAGGCTGCAGCAAAAGGAAGAAAATCTCGACAAGAAGGCGGACGTACTCGATCAGCGCGACGCCGATTTTCTGAAGCGTGAGCAGTCGATGGGGCAGCGCGAGCAGGGGCTGACCGTAAAGCAGCAGGAGCTTGTTCAGAAGGAAGAGAATCTGGATGTCCTGGTGGCCGAGCAGCGCGCCCGCCTGGAGCAGATAAGCGGCATGACCTCCGCGGAGGCGAAGAAGGTCCTCATGGACGCCATGGAGGACGAGGCGAAGCTCGACGCCGCGAAGCGGATCAAGCTCATGGAGGAAGAGGCGAAGGAGACCGCTGACAAGAAGTCGAAGGAGATCCTGGCGCTCGCCATGCAGCGCTACGCCGGCGAGTACGTGGCCGAGCGTTCCGTCTCCGTCGTCGCGCTTCCTTCCGACGAGATGAAGGGGCGCATCATCGGGCGCGAAGGGCGCAACATCAGGGCGCTCGAGGCTGCCACCGGGATCGACCTCATCATCGACGACACCCCCGAGGCGGTCATCCTCTCCGGCTTCAACCCGGTGCGCCGCGAGGTGGCAAAGCTCTCCCTGCAGAAGCTTATCGCCGACGGCCGCATCCATCCGGGGCGCATCGAAGAGGTGGTGGCAAAGGCAGAGGAGGAGATCGAGCAGGCGATGAAGGAGGCTGGTGATCAGGCCGCCTTCGACCTCGGCGTGCACGGCATCCACCCGGAGATCCTGAAGCTCATCGGGCGACTGAAGTACCGCACCTCCTACAGCCAGAACGTGTACCAGCACTCCCTCGAGGTCGCCTTCCTCTGTGGCATCATGGCGGCCGAGCTCGGCATAAACGTGAAACAGGCGAAGCGTGCCGGTCTTCTGCACGACCTCGGAAAAGCGGTCGACCACGAGATCGAAGGGTCCCATGCAGTCATCGGTGCCGAGATCGCCAAGAAGTACGGCGAGAGCCCGAAGATCGTGCACGCCATCATGGCGCACCACGAGGACGAAAAGCCGGCGTCTGTTCTGGCGATCCTCGTGCAGGCAGCGGACGCACTCTCCGGCGCACGCCCCGGCGCGCGTCGAGAGATGATGGAGACGTACGTGAAGCGCCTCGACGACCTCGAGCGCATCGCCACCTCCTTCGACGGCGTCACCAATTCCTTCGCCATCCAGGCAGGGCGCGAGATCCGCGTCATGGTGGCGAGCGAGCAGGTCTCCGACGAGCGCGCTCTCTTCCTCGCCAAAGATATTGCAAAGAAGATCGAGAACGAGATGACCTACCCCGGGCAGATCAAGGTGAACGTCATCAGGGAAACCAGGGCGACCGAATATGCCCGTTAA